In Tepidibacillus fermentans, a single window of DNA contains:
- the aspA gene encoding aspartate ammonia-lyase, with protein sequence MTEYRIEKDLLGTKEVPKDAYYGIQTMRAVENFPITGYPPHKELIRAFGYVKKAAAIANRKVGTLNPRIAEAIIQAADEVIEGKLHEYFIVDSIQGGAGTSFNMNANEVIANRAIEILGGEKGDYSIVSPNTHVNMAQSTNDAFPTAIHIAILNLSKGLLTVLEQLKEAFEKKSQEFDNVIKMGRTHLQDAVPIRLGQEFGAYARVIGRDITRVGQSIQHLDEVNMGATAVGTGLNAMPEYIQLVVQTLAELTGLPLKNATNLVDATQNTDAYTEVSSALKILAINLSKIANDIRLMASGPRTGFNEINLPPRQPGSSIMPGKVNPVMAEVINQIAFQVIGNDHTISLASEAGQLELNVMEPVLVFNLLQSLSILQNGIQVFTKYLVEGITANTERCKQLVENSVGIITAINPHVGYETASQIAKEAITTGRPVREICLERGVLTEKELDTILDPKEMTKPGIAGARLLFNRK encoded by the coding sequence ATGACAGAATATCGTATTGAAAAAGATCTATTAGGAACAAAAGAGGTCCCGAAAGATGCATATTATGGTATTCAAACGATGCGTGCGGTTGAGAACTTTCCGATCACAGGTTATCCACCACATAAAGAATTGATTCGCGCATTTGGATATGTAAAAAAAGCTGCGGCGATTGCCAACCGAAAAGTTGGCACCTTAAATCCAAGGATAGCTGAAGCGATTATACAAGCAGCAGATGAAGTCATAGAAGGGAAATTACATGAATATTTTATTGTTGATTCGATTCAAGGCGGCGCAGGAACATCATTTAATATGAATGCCAACGAAGTGATTGCCAATCGAGCCATTGAAATCTTAGGTGGCGAAAAAGGTGATTACTCCATCGTGAGTCCCAATACTCATGTCAATATGGCCCAATCAACCAATGATGCTTTCCCAACTGCCATACATATCGCCATTTTGAATTTATCAAAAGGTTTATTAACAGTGCTTGAACAACTAAAAGAAGCATTTGAGAAAAAGAGTCAAGAGTTTGACAATGTTATTAAGATGGGAAGAACGCATCTACAAGATGCTGTTCCGATTCGCTTAGGTCAGGAATTTGGAGCTTATGCGAGAGTAATTGGTCGGGATATTACCAGAGTCGGGCAATCCATTCAACATTTAGACGAAGTGAATATGGGGGCTACGGCAGTAGGGACAGGATTAAATGCAATGCCTGAGTATATTCAATTAGTCGTACAAACTTTGGCTGAATTAACCGGACTACCGTTGAAAAATGCGACGAATCTAGTGGATGCTACCCAGAATACAGATGCTTATACCGAAGTATCTTCGGCATTAAAGATTTTAGCGATTAATTTATCGAAAATCGCCAATGACATCCGTTTAATGGCTTCTGGACCACGAACAGGGTTTAATGAGATCAATCTACCTCCTCGTCAACCAGGGTCATCGATCATGCCAGGGAAAGTAAATCCAGTAATGGCAGAAGTGATCAATCAGATTGCTTTTCAAGTCATCGGCAATGATCATACGATTTCATTAGCTTCTGAAGCTGGACAACTTGAACTCAATGTGATGGAGCCTGTTTTAGTGTTTAATTTGCTTCAATCATTAAGTATTTTGCAAAATGGAATCCAAGTCTTTACGAAGTATCTCGTAGAAGGAATTACAGCAAATACAGAACGTTGTAAACAACTGGTAGAAAATAGTGTAGGGATCATCACAGCGATTAATCCACATGTAGGTTATGAAACAGCTTCACAAATTGCGAAAGAAGCCATCACGACGGGAAGACCTGTTCGGGAAATCTGCTTAGAAAGAGGAGTATTAACTGAGAAAGAGTTGGATACGATCCTTGATCCAAAGGAAATGACAAAACCAGGAATTGCTGGAGCAAGATTATTATTCAATCGAAAATAA
- a CDS encoding rod shape-determining protein: protein MFGSRYIGIDLGTANTLVYVIGKGIVVREPSVVAIMTETGEIKAVGNAAKQMIGRTPGSIVARRPMKDGVIADFDTTATMIRYFINQAMKKKSFFHSKPYVMVCVPSGITEVEKRAVIDATKLAGAKEAETIEEPLAAAIGADLPVWEPTGSMVVDIGGGTTEVAVISLGGIVSTRSIRLAGDEADESIIQYVKRKYNLMIGDRTAEEIKIQIGSAIAPEVEESMEIRGRDLITGLPKTLIITSSEIAEALSDTVNSIIDAVKITLEKTPPELAADIMDRGIVLTGGGALLRNLDRRLSQETGMPVIVAENALDCVAIGTGKALEHMHLLKRSSRKRSKK from the coding sequence ATGTTTGGTTCACGATACATTGGAATAGATTTAGGCACTGCGAATACACTTGTATATGTGATCGGCAAAGGGATTGTTGTTAGAGAACCTTCTGTAGTTGCAATCATGACCGAAACGGGAGAAATCAAAGCGGTTGGTAATGCAGCAAAACAGATGATTGGTCGTACACCTGGTAGCATTGTTGCAAGGAGACCAATGAAGGATGGAGTTATTGCAGATTTCGATACAACCGCAACGATGATTCGTTATTTTATTAATCAAGCTATGAAAAAGAAAAGTTTTTTTCATAGCAAACCTTACGTAATGGTTTGTGTTCCTTCTGGTATAACCGAAGTAGAAAAACGTGCGGTTATTGATGCGACCAAATTAGCAGGTGCAAAAGAAGCAGAAACCATTGAAGAACCGTTAGCTGCAGCAATTGGAGCAGACCTTCCCGTTTGGGAACCAACAGGTAGCATGGTTGTAGATATCGGTGGTGGAACAACAGAAGTTGCTGTCATTTCTCTTGGCGGTATCGTAAGTACACGTTCGATCCGTTTGGCAGGAGACGAAGCCGACGAATCGATTATTCAATATGTAAAGAGAAAATATAATTTAATGATTGGTGATCGTACGGCAGAAGAGATTAAAATCCAAATTGGATCAGCGATTGCACCAGAGGTAGAAGAATCGATGGAGATTCGAGGCCGTGACTTGATAACCGGGTTACCAAAGACATTAATCATCACGTCATCGGAAATTGCCGAAGCACTATCTGATACCGTAAATAGCATTATTGATGCAGTGAAAATTACTCTAGAAAAAACACCACCAGAATTAGCTGCCGATATTATGGATCGGGGAATTGTCTTAACAGGTGGCGGTGCTTTATTACGTAATCTTGATCGCCGTTTAAGCCAAGAAACAGGTATGCCAGTGATTGTTGCAGAAAATGCCCTTGATTGTGTGGCGATTGGTACAGGAAAAGCATTAGAGCATATGCATTTGTTAAAAAGATCATCTAGAAAACGTTCTAAAAAATAA
- the mreC gene encoding rod shape-determining protein MreC — translation MFSKLFSNKHLIILLFSLILLFILVWTTLGSRELTWPEKFVKDSTSMIQGFIYKPANAVAGFFQDMYQFSLIFKENKALKSSLHQYSQVIAELNQLRAENQKLKEMLDYKEKAMNQYQLKMAKVISRSPERWNNMLVIDQGLKDGIQKDMAVITTQGLIGKVYNVSNFSANVQLISDSEHGGFIFAAIQSNPQAYGVIDGYDVTKNELRLTKIELDVKLEPGQLVTTSNLGGTFPNGLVIGKIVRVDEGENGFTKTAYVKPEANLYHIDDVFVVQKTGVKEGE, via the coding sequence TTGTTTTCAAAATTATTTAGTAACAAACATCTGATTATCCTTTTATTTAGTTTAATTCTTCTTTTTATCTTGGTGTGGACCACACTAGGAAGTCGTGAACTTACATGGCCAGAAAAATTTGTCAAAGATTCCACATCTATGATTCAAGGTTTTATTTATAAACCCGCTAATGCTGTAGCGGGTTTCTTTCAAGATATGTACCAATTTTCGCTGATTTTCAAAGAAAACAAAGCATTAAAAAGTAGTCTGCATCAATATTCGCAAGTGATTGCTGAATTAAATCAATTACGCGCTGAAAATCAAAAGTTAAAAGAAATGTTAGATTATAAAGAGAAAGCGATGAATCAATACCAATTAAAAATGGCAAAAGTCATTTCCAGATCTCCTGAACGTTGGAATAATATGCTGGTGATTGATCAAGGACTAAAAGATGGAATTCAAAAAGATATGGCTGTCATTACGACACAAGGATTGATTGGAAAGGTTTATAATGTCTCTAACTTTTCAGCCAATGTCCAATTAATTTCCGATAGTGAGCATGGTGGATTTATCTTTGCTGCGATTCAGAGCAACCCCCAAGCTTATGGAGTTATTGATGGTTACGATGTAACGAAAAATGAGTTGAGATTAACTAAAATCGAATTAGATGTGAAATTAGAACCTGGTCAATTAGTAACAACATCTAATTTAGGTGGTACATTCCCAAATGGGCTTGTAATTGGCAAGATCGTTCGTGTAGACGAAGGAGAAAATGGATTTACCAAGACAGCTTATGTAAAACCAGAAGCCAATTTATATCATATTGATGATGTATTTGTCGTACAAAAAACAGGAGTAAAGGAGGGGGAGTAG
- the mreD gene encoding rod shape-determining protein MreD codes for MQKFWTYSILFLLFILEGTVFQFLSVDYFYSLVTIVPHFVLVLIVFISIFQDRKKGLFIGLIFGFLYDVVYGKMIGINLMGMALVGYFSGWLTLYFQRSFPLYVMIETLTIFLFELYSFGTLRLFQLIDISLKWAFIQVMIPTVIVNGIFAILIFKPFQFLIEEEMIEDKV; via the coding sequence ATGCAAAAGTTTTGGACCTATAGCATCCTCTTTCTTCTTTTCATTTTAGAAGGAACAGTTTTTCAATTTTTGTCCGTCGATTATTTTTACTCATTGGTTACCATTGTTCCTCATTTTGTTTTAGTGTTAATTGTCTTCATTTCTATCTTTCAAGATAGAAAGAAAGGTTTATTCATTGGGCTTATTTTTGGTTTTTTGTATGATGTCGTTTACGGAAAGATGATCGGAATCAACTTAATGGGAATGGCTTTGGTTGGTTATTTTAGCGGCTGGTTAACACTTTATTTTCAGCGAAGTTTCCCTTTATACGTCATGATTGAAACATTGACTATTTTTTTGTTTGAATTATACTCTTTTGGAACTTTGCGATTATTTCAACTCATTGATATTTCATTGAAGTGGGCCTTTATTCAAGTCATGATTCCTACTGTTATTGTTAATGGAATTTTTGCTATTCTTATTTTTAAACCATTTCAATTTTTAATTGAAGAGGAAATGATCGAAGATAAGGTTTAG
- a CDS encoding penicillin-binding transpeptidase domain-containing protein: MKKKAKKPIAIRRMNLLFFLVFLFFAGIIFRLSFVQLVEGKNYKTLANTYREKSIPITAPRGLIKDANHQVLVNNKTIWTVTFQINEQQKQDYDQIAETLANLVVKPGEKKEEVKKTILENMDIGPFYKDSKYIPRTILEDVDEKTRAYIEEHKEELPGVEVIPDQMRNYLYKDFMAQTIGYTRKIPAGELEYYQALGYKSSDRIGKQGLEKQYESVLHGKDGYSLVEVNSSYEAIRQKDYVAPVPGNNLILTINKNFQDAVEKALADQVNALRPKYKDVKVGMAVVMNPKTGAVLALANYPRYDLNIWNGLVSQQLYEQIRDYEPNHAIQSGHPVGSTYKPLTILTGLQEKVITTGTIIQDTGRLQYDRRADGSAIVMKNFDGHVYGSLNIQKALQKSSNIFMAEIALRMKQKYGIEKTLERQRYYDHMFGLGVKTGIDLPEETTGITSSAPNYVQHSIGQHDTFTVMQLAQYVSTIANNGYRMKPYLVQAIEEGTQSGTGGRIIYHHEPEVLNKIPMSDQYIQAVKQGMYLVTQPGGTAYSALKGIPIKVGAKTGTAQAANRNKDDNAVFIGFAPYDDPEIAFAILIPYGGTGGSSAGPVARAIVQAYIQQEQIDVTEASVNQQTPTSTP, translated from the coding sequence ATGAAAAAGAAAGCAAAAAAACCCATCGCCATACGAAGAATGAATCTACTTTTTTTCCTCGTTTTTTTATTTTTTGCAGGAATTATCTTTCGACTATCCTTCGTTCAATTGGTAGAAGGCAAAAATTACAAGACTTTAGCGAATACTTACCGTGAAAAAAGTATTCCTATTACTGCACCTCGAGGACTGATTAAAGATGCGAACCATCAGGTACTGGTGAATAATAAAACGATTTGGACCGTTACCTTTCAAATCAACGAACAACAAAAACAGGATTATGATCAAATTGCTGAAACATTAGCAAACTTGGTGGTTAAACCTGGTGAAAAGAAAGAAGAAGTCAAAAAGACAATATTAGAAAACATGGATATTGGTCCTTTTTATAAAGATTCGAAATACATTCCGCGAACGATTTTAGAAGATGTGGATGAAAAGACGAGAGCTTATATTGAAGAACACAAAGAAGAATTACCAGGGGTTGAGGTAATTCCAGATCAGATGAGAAATTATCTGTATAAGGATTTTATGGCACAAACCATTGGTTATACGCGAAAAATACCTGCTGGTGAATTGGAATATTATCAAGCATTAGGATATAAATCGTCTGACCGAATTGGGAAACAAGGTTTAGAAAAACAATATGAAAGTGTTTTGCATGGGAAGGACGGTTACTCTCTCGTTGAGGTAAATAGCTCTTATGAAGCGATAAGACAAAAGGATTATGTTGCTCCAGTTCCAGGAAATAACCTTATTCTAACCATTAACAAAAACTTTCAAGATGCAGTCGAAAAAGCATTAGCTGACCAAGTGAATGCTTTACGGCCGAAATATAAGGATGTAAAAGTAGGAATGGCGGTCGTCATGAATCCCAAAACGGGCGCAGTATTGGCACTAGCCAATTATCCGCGTTATGATTTGAATATTTGGAATGGACTTGTTAGCCAACAATTATATGAACAAATCCGTGATTATGAACCGAATCATGCCATTCAAAGTGGACATCCTGTTGGTTCTACGTATAAGCCATTAACCATTTTGACAGGTCTTCAAGAAAAAGTTATCACAACTGGTACAATCATTCAGGATACAGGGCGATTACAATACGATCGAAGAGCAGATGGCAGTGCAATCGTGATGAAGAACTTCGATGGTCACGTTTATGGTTCATTAAATATTCAAAAGGCACTGCAAAAATCAAGTAATATTTTCATGGCAGAAATCGCCTTACGAATGAAACAAAAATATGGGATTGAAAAGACGTTAGAGCGGCAACGTTATTATGATCATATGTTTGGTTTAGGTGTAAAGACAGGAATCGATCTTCCAGAGGAAACAACAGGGATTACTTCTTCTGCGCCTAACTATGTTCAGCATTCAATCGGACAACATGATACTTTTACGGTGATGCAATTGGCTCAATATGTAAGCACGATTGCCAATAACGGTTATCGAATGAAGCCTTATTTAGTACAAGCAATTGAAGAGGGGACTCAATCGGGAACAGGTGGAAGAATAATTTATCATCATGAGCCTGAAGTATTAAATAAAATACCAATGTCCGATCAATATATCCAAGCTGTAAAACAAGGAATGTATTTAGTTACTCAACCCGGAGGTACGGCTTATTCTGCGCTAAAAGGGATACCCATTAAAGTAGGAGCCAAAACGGGTACAGCTCAGGCGGCTAATCGGAATAAAGATGATAATGCGGTTTTTATTGGTTTTGCGCCTTATGATGATCCTGAAATTGCCTTTGCGATTTTGATTCCTTATGGGGGAACGGGTGGAAGTTCAGCTGGTCCAGTAGCAAGGGCTATCGTTCAAGCTTATATACAGCAAGAACAAATCGATGTCACTGAGGCATCAGTAAACCAACAAACGCCAACAAGTACACCTTAA
- a CDS encoding DUF4321 domain-containing protein — MKKKQTSILILLLVIGLILGSLLGEIFADTLPFLAKSQQIVWHPQGDFNILKYDFNIQVKLNIASILGLALAFWIYRKL, encoded by the coding sequence ATGAAGAAAAAGCAAACATCAATCCTCATTTTACTACTTGTCATCGGGCTCATTCTTGGAAGCCTTCTTGGAGAAATCTTTGCCGATACTTTACCCTTCTTAGCAAAATCCCAGCAGATTGTATGGCATCCTCAAGGAGATTTCAATATTTTGAAGTATGATTTTAACATTCAGGTTAAACTAAACATAGCGAGTATTCTTGGTCTTGCTCTTGCTTTTTGGATTTATCGAAAACTTTAG
- a CDS encoding SPOR domain-containing protein translates to MDKPRITIRLNQPNDQKSQARINNQEQRREIEGSQQEQELTNKQEEAITALEMEIRKANEIQIEREKKQIEEQRMDPEIEINEEFYQRKPRRKQPRIISWFFSTEDERNRRTMTSKPTSRPKIKSNKRVKGQYQINHQIIKTIGVGIGAIATGVLFGFILLHFFITPMMVGTDSVLTNTNVMQPRSNASVVIPQKVVYLLQSGVFTDKNGAEVAAATFKKAGKAAIVKEGNPNHVFVGIAPDKAQGEVLVELLKAEGQQTYLKPYTIKEYQANMSNETFQTFLSWINIGDQMVQWLANHSITLLKDAKITVNDTEIQKYHQQFLTEAQVVQEKLGKEGKAKEQQTVNMMIEQMNYAMTAFQQYQKTQSSQYLWNVQDSLMKYELAYETLGQ, encoded by the coding sequence ATGGACAAGCCAAGAATAACGATCAGGCTGAATCAGCCAAACGATCAAAAGTCACAAGCTAGAATAAACAATCAAGAGCAACGAAGAGAGATAGAAGGATCACAACAAGAACAAGAACTCACAAACAAGCAGGAAGAAGCAATTACCGCACTCGAGATGGAAATTCGTAAAGCGAATGAAATTCAAATTGAACGGGAAAAGAAACAGATAGAAGAACAAAGAATGGATCCTGAAATTGAGATCAATGAAGAATTTTATCAAAGGAAACCACGGAGAAAACAACCTAGAATCATCTCATGGTTCTTTTCAACTGAGGATGAGAGGAATAGACGTACAATGACATCTAAACCGACATCCAGACCAAAGATAAAATCAAATAAAAGAGTAAAAGGGCAATACCAGATCAATCATCAGATTATAAAGACCATTGGTGTTGGCATCGGTGCTATTGCCACAGGGGTTTTATTTGGTTTTATTTTATTACACTTCTTTATCACACCGATGATGGTGGGAACAGATTCCGTTCTCACCAATACGAATGTCATGCAACCTAGATCAAATGCTAGCGTAGTCATTCCGCAAAAAGTGGTCTATCTTCTTCAGTCAGGCGTGTTTACAGATAAAAATGGTGCAGAAGTTGCTGCCGCTACATTCAAAAAAGCAGGAAAAGCAGCAATTGTGAAAGAAGGAAACCCTAACCATGTATTCGTGGGAATTGCCCCAGATAAAGCACAAGGAGAAGTGTTAGTTGAGTTACTCAAAGCAGAAGGTCAACAGACCTATCTCAAGCCATATACGATTAAAGAATACCAAGCAAATATGAGCAATGAAACGTTTCAAACCTTTTTATCATGGATCAATATTGGTGATCAAATGGTGCAATGGTTAGCCAACCATTCAATCACATTATTAAAAGACGCAAAAATAACGGTAAATGACACAGAGATTCAGAAATATCATCAACAATTTTTAACTGAGGCACAAGTGGTGCAAGAAAAATTAGGAAAAGAAGGAAAAGCAAAAGAGCAGCAAACTGTAAACATGATGATTGAGCAAATGAATTATGCAATGACTGCATTTCAGCAATATCAAAAGACACAAAGTTCCCAATATTTATGGAATGTTCAAGATTCCCTGATGAAATATGAATTAGCATATGAAACACTTGGACAATAA
- the radC gene encoding RadC family protein, which yields MDKKNIMVRDVPLDERPRERLMKYGAEQLSSSELLAIILRTGSTNESVLQLATKILSKFETLQSLYDVTIEELMMIKGVGKAKAIEIKAAIEFGKRIVKATPTEKETIRSPRDVFAYLGEDMRFLRQEHFVAILLDTKNHIIAKETISVGSLNASIVHPREVFKPAIKKSASAMIVAHNHPSGDPSPSREDIEITKRLYQAGEILGIDLLDHVIIGEDKYTSLKEKGLIG from the coding sequence ATGGACAAGAAGAATATTATGGTTCGTGATGTTCCTTTAGATGAACGTCCACGTGAACGCTTAATGAAGTATGGGGCAGAACAATTAAGTAGTAGTGAATTATTAGCCATCATCCTTAGAACAGGAAGCACCAATGAATCCGTTCTTCAATTGGCTACAAAAATTCTGTCGAAATTTGAAACATTACAAAGTCTATATGACGTTACTATTGAAGAACTGATGATGATAAAAGGAGTAGGAAAAGCAAAAGCAATTGAAATTAAAGCGGCAATTGAATTTGGAAAAAGAATTGTAAAAGCTACACCTACTGAAAAAGAAACGATTCGCTCACCAAGAGATGTTTTTGCATATTTAGGTGAAGATATGAGATTTTTACGACAAGAGCACTTTGTTGCAATCTTGTTAGATACAAAGAATCATATTATTGCAAAAGAGACGATCAGTGTTGGTTCATTAAACGCATCAATCGTCCATCCGAGGGAAGTTTTTAAACCTGCGATTAAAAAAAGTGCGTCTGCGATGATTGTTGCCCATAATCATCCGAGCGGTGATCCCTCGCCAAGTCGTGAAGATATTGAAATAACAAAACGGCTTTACCAAGCAGGAGAAATCTTAGGAATCGATTTATTAGACCATGTCATAATTGGCGAAGATAAATACACCTCTTTAAAAGAAAAGGGATTAATTGGATAA
- a CDS encoding Maf family protein, translating into MKNNVKTLILASSSPRRRELLELVGVPFFVHASQVSEEVSQNLHPSQVVEELALRKAEDVSQFYKEGLVIGADTIVVLDEQILGKPKNRSEAFTMLKMLQGRSHTVYSGIAIIDCQSKRKVVSHQKTNVKMRALSDEEIRAYISTNEPLDKAGSYGIQGIGAILVERIEGDYFNVVGLPLALLYDLFKQFNISILNDFHAQKQI; encoded by the coding sequence ATGAAAAATAATGTAAAAACTCTTATACTGGCATCTTCATCACCAAGGAGAAGAGAATTATTAGAACTAGTGGGTGTCCCTTTTTTCGTTCATGCCAGTCAAGTCAGTGAAGAAGTGAGTCAGAACCTCCATCCTTCACAAGTTGTAGAAGAATTAGCCTTACGAAAAGCGGAAGATGTTTCGCAATTTTATAAAGAAGGGCTTGTAATTGGAGCAGATACGATTGTGGTTTTGGATGAGCAAATTCTTGGAAAACCCAAAAATCGATCGGAAGCTTTTACCATGTTGAAAATGCTTCAAGGACGATCACATACTGTTTATAGTGGCATTGCCATCATCGATTGTCAGTCAAAACGGAAAGTCGTCTCTCATCAAAAAACAAACGTGAAAATGAGAGCACTATCTGATGAAGAGATTCGCGCATATATTTCAACAAATGAACCCTTAGATAAAGCTGGCTCTTATGGTATCCAAGGGATTGGAGCGATCTTAGTTGAACGAATCGAAGGCGATTATTTTAATGTGGTCGGTCTACCTTTAGCTTTATTATATGATTTGTTTAAACAATTCAACATCTCGATATTAAATGATTTTCATGCCCAAAAGCAAATCTAA
- a CDS encoding PilN domain-containing protein: protein MEINLLPQVPTTQKYRFQIAIVVGVIVILFSAFVGFQIWYKTNQIEKQKIILQLLKSERETKESQLNQEQRVAQFIKTYQKEYTRLKAADINWVPIVDEISKRLPSDGRIIQMNWSDDGTIKMVGDFSSLESIGQYFQLLNQLEWIEQVDFVNAQAQNQSTSGRFQVLLNVKINQESLYMINTLLGGDKK from the coding sequence GTGGAAATTAATTTATTACCTCAAGTGCCTACAACGCAAAAATATCGTTTTCAAATCGCTATTGTCGTAGGTGTCATCGTTATCTTGTTTAGTGCTTTTGTTGGTTTTCAAATTTGGTATAAGACGAATCAAATAGAAAAACAAAAAATCATACTTCAACTGTTGAAAAGCGAACGGGAAACAAAAGAAAGTCAGTTAAATCAAGAACAACGAGTTGCGCAATTCATTAAAACCTATCAAAAAGAATATACTCGCTTAAAAGCAGCAGATATCAACTGGGTTCCGATCGTCGATGAAATAAGCAAAAGATTACCTAGCGATGGTCGTATTATCCAAATGAACTGGTCTGATGATGGAACCATTAAAATGGTAGGCGATTTTTCTTCATTAGAATCGATTGGTCAATATTTTCAATTATTGAATCAATTAGAATGGATTGAGCAAGTAGATTTTGTAAATGCACAGGCCCAAAATCAATCAACAAGTGGACGTTTTCAAGTGTTATTGAATGTGAAAATAAATCAGGAATCGCTCTACATGATCAATACCTTGTTGGGAGGGGATAAAAAATGA